In a genomic window of Roseiflexus castenholzii DSM 13941:
- a CDS encoding DHH family phosphoesterase, translating into MISNDPATVAAPLTEYIAAAQHTLILTHVNPDGDAVGAALAVWHVLGILGKQRTAMLMPPIPVYAAWLPGADQIVLYQSGMALPPADLAILVDTAHLTRIGPMYDEHAAMLATLPVVVIDHHVTNDGGASLNLVDPDAASTCDLLYRLFRAMGVPIDRTIATCLLLGLTTDTQSFQTNATHPESLRVAAALLESGADHARIIRAVYYGLPASSAALMGHALAGLRYEDGVVWTTVDKRMFAATGAEEEAADEVIRVLQRIGEARVMALFKERSDGTTKISLRARAPLNVAAIAQRWGGGGHAQAAGANLSMTPAEAAMVVVPLLKELAASNAL; encoded by the coding sequence ATGATCTCCAACGATCCCGCCACGGTAGCAGCGCCGCTTACTGAATACATTGCCGCTGCACAGCACACGCTCATTCTGACTCATGTCAACCCCGATGGCGACGCCGTCGGCGCTGCTCTTGCCGTCTGGCATGTTCTTGGCATATTGGGCAAGCAGCGCACGGCAATGCTGATGCCGCCGATTCCAGTCTATGCCGCATGGCTCCCCGGCGCCGACCAGATTGTGCTCTATCAGTCGGGCATGGCGCTGCCGCCTGCCGACCTTGCCATTCTGGTCGATACGGCTCACCTGACCCGCATTGGTCCGATGTACGATGAACACGCCGCAATGCTGGCAACGTTGCCTGTGGTCGTCATCGATCATCACGTGACGAATGATGGCGGCGCCTCGCTCAACCTGGTCGATCCCGATGCCGCATCAACGTGCGATCTGCTCTATCGCCTGTTCCGCGCGATGGGTGTGCCGATTGACCGAACGATTGCCACATGTCTGTTGCTCGGATTGACGACCGACACGCAAAGTTTCCAGACGAACGCCACCCATCCGGAGTCGCTGCGCGTGGCTGCGGCGCTCCTTGAGTCTGGCGCCGACCATGCGCGGATTATTCGCGCCGTGTACTACGGGTTGCCTGCAAGCAGTGCAGCGTTGATGGGTCACGCGCTTGCCGGTTTGCGCTACGAGGATGGTGTCGTCTGGACGACGGTCGATAAGCGCATGTTTGCGGCAACCGGCGCCGAAGAAGAAGCAGCGGATGAGGTCATACGGGTGTTGCAGCGGATCGGTGAGGCGCGGGTCATGGCGCTGTTCAAGGAGCGCTCTGATGGAACGACAAAGATAAGCCTCCGGGCGCGCGCGCCGCTGAATGTCGCTGCGATTGCGCAACGCTGGGGCGGCGGTGGGCATGCGCAGGCGGCAGGGGCAAATCTGTCAATGACACCTGCCGAAGCTGCGATGGTCGTCGTTCCTTTGCTCAAGGAATTAGCAGCATCCAACGCGTTGTGA
- a CDS encoding class I SAM-dependent methyltransferase, which produces MTTVATPVDVYYKKRISYTCRGQTFAFDVAHTLFSSYQVDEGTDLFLRTIAPQTPQTILDLGCGCGVIGIVLARWFPQARVILVDRDLLAVRYARHNAALNQTPNVEVIGSVGFEYVPDIPFDLIVSNIPAKIGDEAIEHEFILAPLDHLRPGGEYWFVVVSGLNRLIPMLGRRHQLRMKEVKKRAGHTVYHIHRKPA; this is translated from the coding sequence ATGACGACGGTCGCGACTCCTGTCGATGTCTACTATAAGAAACGCATTTCTTACACCTGTCGAGGGCAGACGTTCGCGTTCGATGTGGCGCATACGCTCTTTTCATCATATCAGGTCGATGAAGGAACCGATCTGTTCCTGCGCACTATTGCGCCGCAAACGCCGCAGACCATCCTCGACCTTGGATGCGGCTGCGGCGTGATCGGGATCGTCCTGGCGCGCTGGTTTCCGCAGGCGCGCGTCATCCTCGTGGATCGCGATCTGCTGGCGGTGCGCTATGCGCGCCATAACGCGGCGCTTAATCAGACGCCCAATGTCGAGGTGATCGGCAGTGTCGGGTTTGAATACGTTCCTGATATTCCGTTCGATCTGATCGTCTCGAATATTCCGGCAAAAATTGGCGATGAAGCGATCGAGCACGAGTTCATCCTCGCGCCGCTCGATCACCTCAGACCCGGCGGCGAGTACTGGTTTGTGGTTGTCAGTGGTCTTAACCGCTTGATCCCGATGCTTGGACGTCGCCATCAGTTGCGTATGAAAGAAGTCAAGAAACGCGCCGGGCATACGGTGTATCATATTCACAGGAAGCCTGCATGA
- the rbfA gene encoding 30S ribosome-binding factor RbfA: MSKRTEQLGHEIQRILGEILQYELKDPRVGFATVVGVEVTADLQIARVRISVMGTPEERKETMAALERAKGFLRRRLAEELNYLRFVPELRLILDTSVDYSLHIDELLRRAAAERAGSPPPQPEDDKPAE; the protein is encoded by the coding sequence ATGAGCAAACGCACCGAACAACTGGGGCACGAAATACAGCGCATTCTGGGAGAGATCCTTCAGTATGAACTGAAGGATCCACGGGTTGGTTTCGCAACGGTCGTCGGCGTCGAGGTGACCGCCGATTTGCAGATCGCGCGGGTGCGGATCTCGGTCATGGGCACACCGGAGGAGCGTAAGGAAACCATGGCGGCGCTCGAACGCGCGAAAGGGTTCCTGCGCCGGCGCCTCGCGGAGGAGTTGAATTATTTGCGCTTTGTTCCAGAATTGCGACTGATCCTCGATACGTCGGTCGATTATAGTCTGCATATCGATGAATTGCTCCGGCGCGCCGCCGCTGAGCGCGCCGGTTCTCCGCCACCTCAGCCCGAAGACGACAAACCGGCGGAGTAG
- the infB gene encoding translation initiation factor IF-2 has protein sequence MNSMRISGHQSAVDARDHIEFAGGGRGPGNPGGGRGPGSPGGGRGPGSPGGGRGPGSPGGGRGPGSPGGGRGPGSPGGGRGPGSPGGGRGPGGGRGPSGGRGGDGRRREESPTDHEDGRINRSGRSTSTTTTRTSSTLARPTTVRAPVRPKGPIALPVTMTVREFSEATGVGAAEILKALLKAGVVANINQQIDYETAAVIAADFGIETVEYVPPQLEGIVENIRDVLAAQDPKDLKPRPPVVTIMGHVDHGKTKLLDAIRSTRVAESEAGGITQHIGAYQVELHGRKITFLDTPGHEAFTAMRARGAQVTDIVVLVVAADDGVMPQTLEAISHVKAAGVPMIVAINKIDAPNANPDRVRQQLANAGVIVEQFGGDVPSVEVSAKLKKNIDGLLEMILLVADLNEYKANPNAPAVGTIVEAEMDRTRGPVATVLVQNGTLRLEDNVLVGATTGTIRTMFNDAGKRLRFAEPATPVVILGLNDVPQAGDILQVMPDLTVAREIALQRQRKQRLEAMASTRGVSLDGLFSSIQQGKIKELNIILKADVQGSIGAIEHALSQLNTDEVQIRIIHRGTGTITESDVNLAIASHAIIIGFNARPDPAARRQAEQYGVDIRFYNIIYQLTEDIKKAMIGMLEPEYREVTEGFAEVRTTFRLPTREIVAGLYVTEGKITRQYNVRVLRNGVVIHDGKIASLKRFKDDVREVQAGYECGLIVEGFNDITPGDTMEFYRRERVERTV, from the coding sequence ATGAATAGTATGAGAATCTCTGGGCATCAGAGCGCTGTTGATGCGCGCGATCATATCGAGTTCGCTGGCGGCGGGCGTGGTCCCGGCAACCCTGGCGGCGGGCGCGGTCCCGGCAGCCCCGGCGGCGGGCGCGGTCCCGGCAGCCCCGGCGGTGGACGCGGTCCCGGCAGCCCCGGCGGCGGGCGTGGTCCCGGCAGCCCCGGCGGCGGGCGTGGTCCCGGCAGCCCCGGCGGCGGACGCGGTCCCGGCAGCCCCGGCGGCGGGCGTGGTCCAGGTGGCGGGCGCGGTCCGAGCGGTGGACGTGGCGGCGATGGACGGCGACGCGAGGAAAGCCCAACCGACCATGAAGACGGGCGCATCAATCGGAGCGGACGCAGCACAAGCACAACTACAACGCGGACTTCGAGCACCCTGGCGCGCCCAACGACAGTGCGCGCTCCGGTGCGGCCAAAAGGTCCGATTGCGCTGCCGGTGACGATGACCGTGCGCGAGTTTTCGGAAGCGACCGGCGTTGGCGCTGCCGAAATCTTGAAAGCACTGCTCAAGGCTGGCGTGGTCGCCAATATCAATCAGCAGATCGATTACGAAACGGCAGCGGTTATTGCAGCCGATTTCGGCATCGAAACCGTGGAATATGTGCCGCCACAGTTGGAGGGGATCGTCGAGAATATCCGTGATGTGCTCGCCGCGCAGGACCCAAAGGACCTGAAGCCGCGTCCGCCGGTGGTGACGATTATGGGGCACGTCGACCATGGGAAGACAAAACTGCTCGACGCGATCCGTTCGACCCGCGTGGCGGAGAGCGAAGCGGGTGGCATTACCCAGCATATTGGCGCGTATCAGGTCGAATTACACGGACGAAAGATCACCTTCCTCGATACGCCGGGGCACGAGGCGTTCACGGCGATGCGTGCGCGCGGTGCGCAGGTGACCGACATCGTCGTGTTGGTGGTGGCTGCCGACGATGGCGTGATGCCGCAAACCCTCGAGGCGATTTCGCACGTGAAAGCGGCGGGTGTGCCGATGATCGTGGCGATCAATAAGATCGACGCGCCGAACGCCAACCCTGATCGCGTTCGCCAGCAACTCGCTAATGCGGGGGTGATCGTCGAGCAGTTTGGCGGTGATGTGCCATCGGTCGAAGTTTCCGCCAAACTGAAAAAGAATATCGACGGATTGCTCGAAATGATCCTGCTCGTCGCGGATCTTAATGAGTACAAAGCGAACCCGAATGCGCCCGCCGTCGGCACAATCGTCGAGGCTGAAATGGACCGCACGCGCGGTCCGGTGGCGACGGTGCTCGTGCAGAATGGCACGCTGCGCCTTGAGGATAATGTGCTGGTTGGAGCGACGACCGGCACGATCCGCACGATGTTCAACGATGCCGGGAAACGCCTGCGCTTTGCCGAACCGGCTACACCGGTGGTTATTCTGGGATTGAACGATGTGCCGCAGGCGGGTGATATTCTCCAGGTGATGCCCGATCTGACGGTTGCTCGTGAGATTGCCCTGCAACGGCAGCGCAAGCAGCGCCTCGAAGCAATGGCAAGCACGCGCGGCGTCAGCCTCGATGGGTTGTTCAGCTCGATCCAGCAGGGGAAGATCAAGGAGCTGAACATCATTTTGAAGGCGGATGTGCAGGGATCGATCGGCGCTATCGAACACGCGCTGAGCCAACTCAATACCGATGAGGTGCAGATCAGGATTATCCATCGTGGCACCGGCACCATTACCGAAAGCGATGTCAACCTTGCGATTGCATCACACGCAATCATCATTGGGTTCAATGCCCGCCCCGATCCGGCGGCACGCCGGCAGGCTGAACAGTATGGGGTCGATATCCGGTTCTACAACATTATTTACCAGTTGACCGAAGATATCAAAAAGGCGATGATCGGCATGCTGGAACCGGAGTACCGCGAGGTGACCGAAGGGTTTGCCGAGGTGCGCACCACCTTCCGCCTGCCGACGCGTGAGATCGTGGCCGGGCTGTATGTGACCGAGGGTAAGATTACGCGCCAGTACAATGTGCGCGTGCTGCGCAACGGCGTCGTGATTCACGATGGCAAGATCGCCAGCCTGAAACGCTTCAAAGACGATGTTCGCGAAGTTCAGGCAGGATATGAGTGTGGTCTGATTGTCGAAGGGTTCAACGATATTACACCTGGCGATACGATGGAGTTCTATCGCAGGGAGCGCGTGGAACGCACCGTATGA
- the rnpM gene encoding RNase P modulator RnpM: MPKKKQKGPRPKHVPQRTCVVCRCTHAKRALIRLVRDADGRVHVDPTGKRNGRGAYLCHNSECWNQAIRRGALARALRIDALHPDDSAALEAYARALTPLTIAE, translated from the coding sequence ATGCCGAAAAAAAAGCAGAAGGGACCGCGCCCAAAGCATGTGCCGCAGCGCACATGTGTGGTGTGTCGTTGCACCCATGCGAAACGCGCGCTGATTCGCCTGGTGCGCGATGCCGATGGTCGGGTGCATGTCGATCCAACCGGGAAGCGCAATGGGCGTGGCGCTTATCTGTGTCACAACTCTGAGTGCTGGAATCAGGCGATCCGGCGCGGTGCGCTGGCGCGCGCGCTGCGGATCGACGCGTTGCATCCGGATGATAGTGCGGCGCTTGAAGCATATGCGCGAGCGTTGACGCCGTTGACGATTGCAGAATAG
- the nusA gene encoding transcription termination factor NusA, translating to MKSDFYAAISQIASERGIPKEAIVEVMEKALATAYRRTLGPNPPPMEISVRLDPLTGAARVYSEKQVVDDVYDERFEIDLESARKIKPDVELGESVVVETTPKDFGRIAAQTAKQVILQGIKEVEREHIYGEYMDREGELVTATVQRMAKGNVILEMGKAEAVLPPKEQVETDRYYHGQRLKVYLMEIRREERGPKLIASRAHKNLITRLFEMEVPEIYNGAVEIKSIAREPGIRTKVAVAARQEGIDPVGSCVGMRGIRIQNIVNELNGEKIDVVQWSSNPKEFIANALSPAQVVEVQLRDDEHAATVIVPDKQLSLAIGKEGQNVRLAAKLTGWRIDIKSASALLDEERAAAEARDAAEAEALATEAALATAKVEMRKVYADGTIVYRKHRYGPLGDDLVGETVQLRATPQKLYIYRGDRLVASYMLVGDDEEDAIEGDE from the coding sequence ATGAAAAGCGATTTTTATGCAGCAATCTCACAGATTGCGTCCGAACGCGGCATTCCCAAGGAAGCCATCGTCGAGGTCATGGAAAAGGCGCTGGCGACAGCGTATCGCCGAACGCTCGGTCCTAACCCACCGCCAATGGAGATATCGGTCCGGCTGGACCCGCTGACGGGCGCGGCGCGCGTCTATTCCGAAAAACAGGTCGTTGACGATGTCTACGATGAGCGCTTTGAGATCGATCTGGAGAGCGCCCGCAAGATCAAGCCCGATGTCGAACTGGGCGAGTCGGTCGTCGTCGAGACGACGCCGAAGGATTTTGGACGAATCGCAGCGCAAACGGCGAAACAGGTTATCCTTCAGGGAATCAAGGAAGTCGAGCGCGAACACATCTATGGCGAATACATGGATCGCGAGGGCGAACTGGTCACGGCGACCGTACAGCGCATGGCAAAGGGCAACGTCATTCTCGAAATGGGAAAAGCCGAAGCCGTCTTGCCGCCGAAGGAACAGGTCGAGACCGATCGCTACTACCACGGGCAGCGCCTGAAGGTCTACCTGATGGAAATCCGCCGTGAGGAACGCGGACCGAAACTGATCGCATCGCGCGCGCACAAAAATCTGATTACGCGCCTCTTCGAGATGGAAGTGCCGGAGATTTATAATGGCGCCGTCGAGATCAAGTCGATCGCGCGCGAGCCGGGTATCCGTACCAAAGTAGCAGTCGCGGCGCGGCAGGAGGGCATCGATCCGGTTGGTTCGTGCGTCGGTATGCGCGGCATTCGCATTCAGAACATCGTCAACGAACTGAATGGCGAAAAGATCGATGTTGTGCAGTGGTCGTCAAATCCAAAAGAGTTCATTGCGAATGCACTGTCGCCAGCACAGGTCGTTGAGGTGCAGTTGCGCGACGATGAACACGCTGCGACGGTCATTGTGCCGGATAAGCAACTCTCGCTGGCGATCGGTAAAGAAGGGCAGAATGTGCGCCTGGCGGCAAAACTGACGGGATGGCGGATCGATATCAAGAGCGCGTCGGCGTTGCTCGACGAAGAGCGCGCAGCGGCGGAGGCGCGCGATGCGGCAGAAGCGGAGGCGCTGGCGACTGAGGCGGCGCTGGCGACGGCAAAGGTCGAGATGCGCAAAGTGTACGCCGATGGAACGATCGTCTATCGGAAGCATCGCTATGGTCCACTCGGCGACGACCTGGTCGGCGAAACGGTGCAACTGCGCGCGACGCCGCAAAAACTGTACATCTATCGCGGTGATCGCCTGGTGGCATCGTATATGCTCGTTGGCGACGATGAAGAGGATGCGATCGAGGGCGACGAGTAA
- a CDS encoding YifB family Mg chelatase-like AAA ATPase — translation MLAKVYSSAVIGLEGVLVEVEVDIAQGLPSFTIVGLGDTAVQESRERVRAAVRNCGASFPMKRITVNLAPADLRKAGPAYDLPIAIGLLLASEQVRGDVHDAVFIGELGLDGAVRHIDGVLPMVAVAREQGIRRVFVPQEDAAEAALVSGISIIPVQRLDDLTAHLSGVKALPEYLSRPIDTAPPPVYPVDFSVVRGQEHVKRALEIAAAGGHHVLMTGSPGSGKTLMARALISILPPLTTSEAIEVTKIYSVAGQLPKDTPLIRQRPFCAPHHTTSLAGLVGGGGVRVKPGMISLAHRGILFLDELPEFGSKLDVLRQPLEDRVVTLSRAVGSITYPASFMLIAAQNPCVCGWYGDPERQCTCTAAAVARYQRRVSGPVLDRFDMFVYAPRVPFDKLNTLRSGEESAIIRERVIAARQIQERRFRGTHLLTNSDMGPAEIHQHCRLNSQSQLIMQNAMRQHDLSARGYHRILKLARTIADLAGSAHITAQHLGEALQYRLRQAE, via the coding sequence ATGCTGGCAAAAGTTTATAGCAGCGCCGTGATTGGTCTCGAAGGCGTTTTGGTCGAGGTCGAAGTCGATATTGCGCAAGGATTGCCGAGTTTCACCATCGTCGGGCTAGGGGACACCGCCGTGCAGGAAAGCCGGGAGCGGGTGCGTGCTGCCGTCCGCAACTGCGGCGCCTCGTTCCCGATGAAGCGGATCACGGTCAACCTGGCGCCGGCCGATCTGCGGAAGGCTGGTCCCGCCTACGATCTGCCGATCGCCATTGGATTGTTGCTGGCGTCGGAACAGGTGCGGGGGGATGTCCACGATGCAGTGTTTATCGGCGAGTTGGGTCTCGACGGTGCTGTGCGCCACATCGACGGCGTGCTGCCGATGGTCGCCGTCGCGCGCGAACAGGGCATCCGGCGCGTCTTTGTGCCCCAGGAAGATGCTGCGGAGGCGGCGCTGGTCAGTGGAATCAGCATTATCCCGGTGCAGCGCCTCGACGATCTGACGGCGCACCTGAGCGGTGTGAAGGCGTTGCCGGAGTATCTGAGCCGACCAATCGACACTGCGCCGCCACCGGTATATCCGGTAGACTTCAGCGTGGTGCGCGGGCAGGAACATGTCAAGCGCGCGCTGGAAATCGCAGCCGCTGGTGGGCACCACGTGCTGATGACCGGCAGCCCTGGCTCTGGAAAAACGCTCATGGCGCGCGCGCTGATCTCGATCCTGCCGCCACTGACCACGAGTGAGGCGATTGAGGTGACGAAAATCTACAGCGTCGCCGGGCAATTGCCGAAGGATACGCCTCTGATCCGCCAGCGACCCTTCTGTGCGCCGCACCACACAACCTCACTGGCGGGGCTGGTCGGCGGCGGCGGGGTGCGGGTCAAACCCGGCATGATTTCACTGGCGCACCGTGGCATCTTGTTTCTCGACGAACTGCCGGAGTTCGGCAGCAAACTCGATGTGCTGCGCCAACCGCTTGAAGATCGGGTGGTTACGTTGAGTCGTGCTGTCGGGAGTATCACTTACCCTGCATCATTTATGCTGATCGCGGCACAGAACCCCTGCGTATGCGGTTGGTACGGCGACCCGGAGCGCCAGTGTACCTGCACGGCAGCGGCAGTCGCGCGGTATCAGCGGCGGGTCAGCGGACCGGTGCTCGACCGGTTCGATATGTTTGTCTATGCCCCGCGCGTCCCTTTTGACAAATTGAATACCCTGCGCTCTGGCGAGGAGTCGGCTATCATCCGCGAACGGGTGATTGCGGCACGACAGATCCAGGAACGTCGCTTCCGGGGAACCCATCTGCTCACCAACAGCGATATGGGACCGGCGGAAATCCATCAGCACTGCCGGCTCAACAGCCAGAGTCAACTCATTATGCAGAACGCCATGCGCCAGCACGATCTCTCGGCGCGCGGGTATCACCGCATTCTGAAACTGGCGCGCACCATTGCCGATCTCGCCGGGTCTGCGCACATTACTGCACAGCACCTGGGAGAGGCGTTGCAGTACCGATTGCGGCAGGCAGAGTAA
- a CDS encoding CPBP family intramembrane glutamic endopeptidase produces the protein MVGWEFLFRGWILFAYARWFSPEALWLQSVPFVIAHIGKPELETFFAIIGGFGFGWVAWRTRSFVWSFLIHWFVATFLILVAAAAHPG, from the coding sequence TTGGTCGGCTGGGAGTTTCTGTTTCGCGGATGGATTTTATTCGCTTATGCGCGATGGTTCAGTCCTGAAGCGTTATGGCTCCAGTCTGTGCCATTTGTGATAGCGCACATCGGCAAACCGGAATTGGAGACATTCTTTGCCATTATCGGCGGCTTTGGCTTTGGTTGGGTGGCATGGCGCACCCGATCGTTCGTCTGGTCCTTTCTGATCCACTGGTTCGTGGCGACCTTCCTCATTCTCGTTGCGGCGGCAGCGCATCCTGGCTGA
- a CDS encoding NAD(P)H-quinone oxidoreductase has protein sequence MKAILFDTPGAPDVLQYGDAPDPTPGSDELLVRVRATAVNRADLLQRRGAYAPPPGASPILGLELAGEVVTPTGQWRAGDRVMAVVTGGGYAELAVVPAGIAMRIPENLSFEEAAAIPEAFLTAFLNLFAMGKLQTGETVLIHAGASGVGTAAIQLARVAGARVFATAGSAEKLALCRELGAELAINYREESFAMRVLEATGSRGVDLILDFVGAPYWQQNTAALALDGRLQLIGFLGGSTGQIDLGPIMTKRLRVTGATLRRTPLSQKIALTADFVAFAHDRLTRGELRPIIDTIYPLRDAAEAHRVMEANRNAGKLVLRVDTDAA, from the coding sequence ATGAAAGCCATTCTGTTCGATACGCCGGGCGCCCCTGATGTTTTGCAGTACGGCGATGCGCCCGACCCGACTCCCGGTTCTGATGAACTTCTGGTGCGGGTACGCGCTACGGCTGTCAACCGCGCCGACCTGCTTCAGCGTCGCGGCGCCTATGCCCCGCCGCCGGGAGCATCGCCGATCCTGGGTCTTGAACTGGCAGGTGAAGTAGTGACACCCACCGGTCAATGGCGCGCCGGTGACCGCGTCATGGCAGTCGTCACGGGCGGCGGGTACGCCGAACTGGCGGTTGTACCGGCTGGCATAGCAATGCGCATACCGGAGAACCTCTCGTTCGAAGAGGCGGCTGCCATTCCAGAAGCGTTTCTGACCGCCTTTCTCAACCTGTTCGCCATGGGGAAGTTGCAGACAGGCGAAACAGTGCTCATTCATGCTGGCGCCAGCGGCGTCGGCACGGCGGCGATACAACTGGCGCGCGTTGCCGGCGCGCGCGTCTTCGCCACCGCCGGTTCGGCGGAAAAACTGGCGCTCTGCCGCGAACTCGGCGCAGAACTGGCCATCAACTATCGTGAGGAGTCGTTTGCGATGCGCGTGCTTGAAGCAACCGGCAGTCGCGGCGTCGATCTGATCCTCGATTTTGTCGGCGCCCCCTACTGGCAGCAGAATACCGCAGCCCTGGCGCTCGACGGACGATTGCAACTGATCGGGTTCCTGGGAGGGTCAACAGGGCAGATCGACCTGGGACCGATCATGACGAAACGGTTGCGCGTCACCGGCGCCACCCTACGCCGCACGCCATTGTCGCAAAAAATCGCCCTCACCGCCGATTTTGTGGCGTTTGCGCACGACCGATTGACGCGCGGCGAATTGCGCCCAATCATCGACACGATCTACCCCCTGCGCGACGCTGCCGAAGCGCACCGCGTAATGGAAGCGAATCGCAACGCCGGAAAACTCGTGCTGCGGGTCGATACCGATGCCGCGTGA
- a CDS encoding small ribosomal subunit Rsm22 family protein, whose product MIERLPPDPRMIALPAELRNAIAQALDRVPAIRWMTAARTLSEQYRALDDIGAAPAVRTHLDALGYAALFMPATYAQLYGAMKAAAERIPSWSPETMLDMGSGPGTALWAATVCWPSLRDLTAWEREPVLIALGRNFAHTSANPALRSVRWVQRTLQAPIERGIRFDLVVLGHVLGEIPPDERSAIVETAWRLSRGMLLIVEPGTSVGFAVVRAARDLLLANGAATIAPCTHDQPCPLTNDWCHFPQRLRRPEFQRRARGASSPWEDAKYSYAALTRFPPERPVWGRVIREPTFNKAYAEVLISSRDGILRHRALKRDRDAFKWVKHLEWGQTLEEQP is encoded by the coding sequence ATGATCGAACGTCTGCCGCCTGATCCGCGCATGATTGCGCTCCCTGCCGAGTTGCGTAACGCTATCGCGCAGGCGCTCGACCGTGTTCCCGCAATCCGCTGGATGACCGCAGCGCGCACGTTGAGCGAGCAGTACCGCGCCCTCGATGACATTGGCGCAGCGCCGGCAGTGCGCACGCATCTCGATGCCCTTGGCTATGCTGCGCTCTTCATGCCGGCCACGTATGCGCAACTATACGGTGCGATGAAAGCGGCTGCCGAGCGCATCCCATCGTGGTCGCCGGAAACCATGCTCGATATGGGGAGCGGACCCGGAACGGCGCTCTGGGCAGCAACGGTGTGCTGGCCGTCGCTCCGCGACCTGACCGCCTGGGAGCGCGAGCCGGTGTTGATTGCGCTGGGGCGCAATTTTGCGCATACGAGCGCAAATCCGGCGCTGCGGAGCGTGCGTTGGGTGCAACGCACCCTGCAAGCCCCTATCGAACGCGGCATCCGGTTCGATCTGGTTGTGCTCGGTCACGTGCTTGGCGAAATACCACCGGATGAGCGCAGTGCGATTGTGGAAACCGCCTGGCGCCTGAGTCGTGGCATGCTCCTGATCGTCGAACCTGGCACTTCGGTTGGGTTTGCCGTGGTGCGCGCCGCGCGCGACCTGTTGCTCGCCAACGGCGCCGCCACGATTGCACCCTGCACCCACGATCAGCCCTGCCCGCTCACCAACGACTGGTGCCACTTTCCGCAACGACTGCGCCGTCCTGAGTTTCAGCGGCGCGCGCGCGGCGCGTCGTCGCCGTGGGAAGACGCCAAGTACAGTTATGCTGCGCTCACCCGCTTTCCGCCCGAACGACCGGTCTGGGGCAGGGTCATTCGCGAACCGACGTTCAACAAGGCGTATGCCGAAGTCCTGATCTCATCGCGCGACGGTATTCTGCGGCATCGCGCGCTCAAACGCGATCGCGACGCCTTCAAATGGGTCAAGCATCTTGAATGGGGACAGACACTCGAGGAGCAACCATGA